GCCGCTGGTGGTAGGGGCTTCGACGGCCGGGGCGGGCCACATGGACAGCACGCGGCGCACGCCGGCCTGAGAGAACGCGTTCCAGTAGTCGACCGACTTGCGCGCGGACTGGTCGACCTTGTCGGTCGGGATGTGGAAGCGGACGTACTTGTCGTTCTTGAAGGCGTACGCCCAGTCCTTGTCCCAGCGGATGAAGGCGTCGACGCCGCTGCCGAAGCCGGCTTCCTTGAACCCGTCCCAGTAGGAGCCGATGGCCTTGGGGTACCCGGCGTCCACCTTGTCTGCCGCGAGGTCATAGCGGACGTACTTGTCGCCCTTGAAGAAGTACACCTTGTTTTCGTCCCACGCCATGGCCGAGTCCATCGTGGCGTCGAAGCCGCCCGGCTTCATCTCCCCCCAGTACGAGCCGATCGACTTCGGGAAGCCCTCGTCGATCGTGTGCGTGGCCATGGTGCAGCGCACATAAGTGCTGCCGTGCATGAAGTAGACCTTGCCGGTCTTGGACAGGTAGAGCGACGGGATGGTCGCCCCCGACGCCTCCGCCTCGGCCAGCCAGCGCACCGCGTCCGCGGGACCCTTCCACGCCTTCGCGAACGGTCCGGTGAAGCTCGCGTCGAGCTTCTCGTCCTTGGCGAACCGGATGTACTGCTTCCCATTCTCCACCGTTTCGACGTACGCGTAGTAGATGAGATCGTCGCTGCCCATCGAGCCTCCAGCCCTCACTGCCATCCCGTCGCGACAAGGCCGACGGCCTTGTCGCGATTCAGGCAAGCGCAACCGTTCGGGCCTCGTACAGGGTTACGCGACTCAGGTCATCCGTCCGGCTCAAGCTATGTGATCAACGGTCGCGATCGGGTGCGCCTCCTCGCCCGGTGGAGTAGCTCGGCCCACAGGTGGTCAGATCCTGGCGGTCTCCCACCCGGACACTTCCTGGAACCAAGTTGCCTTGTAAACGGTGCCCAGCGGATATCCCTTCGCTCGGTCACTGCCCTTGTCGAGGACATCGACGCTCTTCGCGAAATCGCCTGCCTTCCAGGCGGCCTGGATATAGAGCAATGATCCGTCCTCGCTCACGCTGAGCGATTTCATGTTGGATGTGCGCATACCGCGATTCCCCGCAGGGTTGCCCGTCTTGTGCCACTCGTCGCGCTGCCTGGCCGTCGGTTTGAAGGCGCTGCCGAAGTATTCGGTCAGCGTCGTGTCGAGAGGCTTCTGCCGCTGCGTGGTGAGGTCGAATTCGCGTACTCCGAGATCGCTCGCGATGAGGAAGACACGCTTGCCGGGTACGGGGCAGACGACGTGCGGACCGTCGAACCAGAGATCCCGTCCTCCGGCGAACTCCCACGCGATCTGGGACCGCGGCAGGGCGATGTCCTTCACGGGAACGGGGCTCACCGGCTCCTGCTCGTTTTCCGGTTGGAGCCGGTAGGCGAGCACTCGGCCGAAGACTTCGTTGTCGGGGTGGCTGCCGTTGGGCCACCTGTTCGTCCCGACCGCCCATACGACACCGTCGATACGGTCCCACAGGAGCCAGTGGCAGGACGCCAGACCGGTGATCTGCTGGTACTCGTCGGTGTAGGGCTCGTTCATGGAGAAGATGCGCAGGCCGGCCTCTACGCCTCCGGTATCCGCGGTGGCGAGGAGGTTGCCGGGCAGGACCTCCAGGGAGTGCACACCCGTGCCGGGGCAGTCGGTGGCGAAGTAGACCTCCCCCGAGGGGTAACTGAGGACCATGGCGGCGTTACCCATCAGAACGGCAAGCTTCTTCCCGCCGTCCGCGACACGCACCTCGGTGACGGACTCGCCGTGAAGCAGAGCAGTCACGACGGCGTCCGGGAGGCCCCGCAGTCTGTGTGCCGTGGGCGCCCACGACCAGATCTCCTTGGCTTCTCCGCCTGCCGTGCGCTCGCACAGCACGATCTTCTTCCTGGCGCGCATTCCGCGGATTCCCGCCAGGAAGTACCGGCTGGACTCCTCTCCTCCGAGATCCGGAGGGCCGTCGTTTTCCATATGCATCAGGATCCTTCCGCAGGGGCGGGCCGTGCGGTGGTGATCCACCGCACGGCCCGCCCAGGGGCCGCTACAGCTTGCAGTGCTTGTACTCGGGGCCTTCCTTCGCGACGAGGTCGTAGGTCCCGTCGGGCTTCGGGGTCCAGTACGCGCTCCAGAACTGGCCGCTGACCTGGTTCGTCCGGTAGTCGGGCGCCGTGGTCACCCACTCCCACTGGCCGGTGACGAGGCCCTTGGACCAGTCCTTCGGGTCCGGCTTCTCCGAGTAGAGGCCGTACCAGTCCTTGTCGCTGAACGGCTGTCCCTCCCAGCCGATCTGGATGAATCCGCCGCGGCAGGTCAGGGGCTTCAGACGCGGGTCGCTAAACGGGTCGTCAGCGAAGGGCGCCGCGGCGGCGGCATGGACGGCAGCAGCGGGGGCCTGTGCCGGATTCGCGGCGGCGGCCGGGCTGACGAGAGCACCGGCCAGGGCACAGGCAGCAATTGCCAGAGTCATAGTCTTGCGCATCGAACTCCGATCGGAGGAGGGGTGGATTGATGGCAAGTTATTCCTTGCGAAAGCCCACCGAGCAGCACCAATCGAGTGAATCGTGATGGAAAATCGTTTCGTGACAACCGCAGATTCGTTTTACTTCGACTCGTTCACCGCTGCTGACCATTCCTCTGGGCGTCGATGGGCAGGTCTCCGCCCCCGCGGTGTTCCAGAGCGCGATTTGTTCGTCATGGGGAAGTGCCGGCACAGGCCGACAAAACGCCGTGTTCACCCCAACTGGTCAGCTCATCTGTCGAAGCAGCGCCCAAGGGCGAAGAGTGGTCGTGACCGCTCGGGGTTTCGCACCACGGGCAAGGAGTTGCGGTGTCTTCTCTCTCCTGCTGTGTCTTGGGGCCGGTGCTACGCGCTGCTCATCGGCACACGAGGATGCCGCCGAGGCAGGTGACGCGGAACGCGCCCTCTGACTGGATGGTCTCCTGCACGCGTTCTCGGGCCCGTTCGATCGTTTCCTTGAACGGCACGCCCATCCGGTCGGCCCATGCCTCGTACGAGGCCAGGTGGGCGACCACGGGCCCGGGGTCGGTCACTTCGATTACTCCCGGGAGGGGGATCGTCCGGACATCGTCGAAGACTGTGCCCAGGATGCTGGGGGCGTCCTCCAGGGTGAAGCGGGCGGACAGCTGAACCCGTGCGGGGCCCTCGGGGATGCCGAGGACATCCCCGGCGGCTCGTCGCCAGAGGTCCTCCAGTTCGCGCTTATCGGTCCTGCTGTTGGTGGACGCGATGGCGATGCCGTCCCCGGCCAGGACGCGGCCCAGCTCCTGGGCGGCTCGGGCCTGGTCTTCGACGTGGTAGAGCATGTGCATGGCCAGGACCGCGCCCAAGGCTCCGTCCGCGATAGGGAGCCGCTGGGCGTCTGCTGCCACGGCTCCCGCGATACCCGCCAGGATGCCGGGGGAGATGTCCATGGGGAGCACGGTCAGGTCCGGGCGGTCGGCGCGCACCCGCTGTATGAACTTCCCGTTGCCGCAGCCCACGTCCGCTACTGCCCCGCGTATGCCGGCCAGCTCACCCACGACGATGCCGGGGAGGTCGTGTCGTGGGGTCTGCCATTGGTAGAGGGACTGGCGGGCTGCGAGGTGCTGGCCGGTGCCGTACGCCTGGGTGGAGAGTAGGCGCCGGTCGGTCACGGAAGGGTCGTTCGTGGGCTGGGTGGTCATCGCGGCTCCGTGGGTGTGCTGACGAGAGCGGGCCGGGCGGTCACCTCGTGGATGTGCTCACGGAGATCGACCACCGGCCGTGAGTCACGGTACGGCCCGCTGCCGATGAGCGTGTCCAGTTTGCGAAGCCTGATGGTGATGCTCGCGGTGTACTGATCCGCGCCGAGGACCGCGGCGAGTTCTGTACCGGCTCCTTCCACCTCGCCGCTCGCTAGGTATGCGGTGGCCAGGTCCAGATGCGCGGCGTGCAGGTCTCCGGAGGACCGGTCGCCTTCGGCCCCGGCCTGATACAGCTCTACCGCACGGTTGGACGCGGCTATCGCCCGCTGGACTTGTCCGTCACCGCCGACGGCCAGCAGCGTGGTGCCCGTGTAAGCCCATTGCTTGGCCTCGGGGAAGGCGAAGACGCCTGGCAGTTCGTCTCGGTCCGCGCTGCTGCGAGCCTCGTGGGCCAGTGCGAGGGAGCGCAACGCGCTGCGGCCGTCTCCACCGGCTGCGAAGGCGCGGGCCTCCAGGCTCAGGAGTCGTGCCGTGAGCGTTCCTGAGCCCGGCCCCCGCCCGTCATCGCGGCCGGCCCGTGCCAGATCTGCTGCCCGCTGGTAGTCGCCTGTCCAGTAGGCGGCCAGCGATTGGAACGAGCGGGCCCAGGCCCGCAGCCGCGGGTGTTCCGCGATCTCCGCGCACTGCACCACGGTCCGCGCATGGGTGGAGGCGGACGGC
This genomic window from Streptomyces sp. NBC_01351 contains:
- a CDS encoding hemopexin repeat-containing protein, yielding MGSDDLIYYAYVETVENGKQYIRFAKDEKLDASFTGPFAKAWKGPADAVRWLAEAEASGATIPSLYLSKTGKVYFMHGSTYVRCTMATHTIDEGFPKSIGSYWGEMKPGGFDATMDSAMAWDENKVYFFKGDKYVRYDLAADKVDAGYPKAIGSYWDGFKEAGFGSGVDAFIRWDKDWAYAFKNDKYVRFHIPTDKVDQSARKSVDYWNAFSQAGVRRVLSMWPAPAVEAPTTSGTQTPRTTGFPTGKFKIRNEATGKCAQAFVTKEGDRAYDKEGNRIPNKNEGRDIRYVELRPCGDTQDQVWRYNPKTQQLENLGVGGKNCAMMSIATGITGLLGRDTFFAGEEAEAPQQAQGPTYRVSHHWRDTDPSVTSAKLSKFRTEDGYIVLSDVDTSNSSKRTYWTAYERDTIAGDAKGKPGQKWTFPTVS
- a CDS encoding class I SAM-dependent methyltransferase produces the protein MTTQPTNDPSVTDRRLLSTQAYGTGQHLAARQSLYQWQTPRHDLPGIVVGELAGIRGAVADVGCGNGKFIQRVRADRPDLTVLPMDISPGILAGIAGAVAADAQRLPIADGALGAVLAMHMLYHVEDQARAAQELGRVLAGDGIAIASTNSRTDKRELEDLWRRAAGDVLGIPEGPARVQLSARFTLEDAPSILGTVFDDVRTIPLPGVIEVTDPGPVVAHLASYEAWADRMGVPFKETIERARERVQETIQSEGAFRVTCLGGILVCR
- a CDS encoding helix-turn-helix domain-containing protein produces the protein MMANETLRGLRRKQRWTQAQAAQRVCAQVQAATGRDPELDANWISRLERGVITWPSGDYRTALCVVFQVGSEAELGLHPKGDAAGASSAQDAASAPADAASSLSADTELSARLARHAAATNVNGLVLEQFDADVERLARDFVSRPLTLLVPEIRALRTDVFRLLEGRQHPGQTRHLYVLAGWLSGLAAHVSLDLGHQPSASTHARTVVQCAEIAEHPRLRAWARSFQSLAAYWTGDYQRAADLARAGRDDGRGPGSGTLTARLLSLEARAFAAGGDGRSALRSLALAHEARSSADRDELPGVFAFPEAKQWAYTGTTLLAVGGDGQVQRAIAASNRAVELYQAGAEGDRSSGDLHAAHLDLATAYLASGEVEGAGTELAAVLGADQYTASITIRLRKLDTLIGSGPYRDSRPVVDLREHIHEVTARPALVSTPTEPR